Proteins found in one Oscillatoria nigro-viridis PCC 7112 genomic segment:
- a CDS encoding helix-turn-helix domain-containing protein: MTVSSVSSLILDRQKRLTQLIELLLKEGWTQSALASAIGVDFSTVYRWLKGKTIPESDSKNFRQLAKLSGGSTKTLQLYLDGEISLSVYQGGLDEVAISQVSGSKRIGSEKIKKEVLAKIYSLDPDDIADIISSSVAFLAKLV, translated from the coding sequence GTGACTGTTAGCTCTGTGTCTTCTCTCATACTCGATCGCCAAAAGCGGCTGACTCAGTTGATCGAGCTGCTGCTGAAAGAAGGCTGGACTCAAAGCGCTTTAGCGTCCGCTATCGGAGTAGATTTTTCAACCGTATATCGGTGGTTAAAAGGGAAAACGATACCCGAATCCGATTCTAAGAACTTTCGGCAACTGGCAAAGTTAAGCGGTGGCAGTACCAAGACTCTGCAACTTTATTTGGATGGAGAAATATCCCTATCAGTTTATCAAGGCGGTTTGGATGAGGTGGCGATAAGTCAAGTGAGTGGCAGCAAGAGGATAGGCTCTGAAAAAATTAAAAAAGAAGTTTTAGCAAAGATTTATTCCCTCGATCCAGATGATATTGCCGATATCATTTCTTCATCAGTAGCATTTTTAGCCAAACTTGTATAG
- a CDS encoding RNA-guided endonuclease InsQ/TnpB family protein yields the protein MYAVQKDIWHLKGFDKSIVEQLLRWSNNLFNVGTYESRQRYFKDKSAVKYPDLYRIAKTNENYSLLYSQVAQQSLKSVAESFSSFRALERLAKKGEINQKPRLPKYRTKGGMYQVSYPGQALKIVGNRVRLPLGKQGKEHFGTDALWIPLPERLKGCQIKELRLIPRNGKVWIEYVHESLTKQAPSCSLEVTGILGIDHGINNWLTCVSSNGKPFIIDGHKLKSWNQEFNKQKARVQSEHSRHKLPQGFSSKKLQQLSENRARRMRYAVNKAVRTIIDYCESYQINVIAFGWNKGQKQEVNMGEKTNQNFVQIPTAKVKERLQQECDSLGWRFVEQDESYTSKASFLDRDFLPVKVGEKPDNWQPSGKRIKRGLYRSASGLILNADVNGAANIIRKSNVAIDSIVERVGSGLLTNPLRIKLWVGSSPKVCP from the coding sequence ATGTATGCAGTACAAAAAGATATCTGGCATTTAAAGGGATTCGACAAATCCATTGTAGAGCAACTGCTGAGATGGTCAAACAATCTGTTTAATGTCGGGACTTACGAAAGTCGGCAACGATACTTTAAAGACAAAAGTGCGGTTAAATATCCCGACTTGTACAGGATTGCTAAAACTAACGAGAATTACAGCTTACTTTACTCGCAAGTCGCGCAACAATCCCTTAAATCTGTTGCTGAATCTTTCAGCTCTTTCCGAGCCTTAGAAAGGTTAGCCAAAAAAGGGGAAATCAATCAAAAACCCAGATTGCCTAAGTACAGAACCAAAGGCGGTATGTACCAAGTTTCCTATCCGGGACAAGCCTTAAAAATAGTCGGCAATAGGGTAAGACTCCCTCTAGGAAAGCAAGGGAAAGAACACTTCGGGACAGATGCTCTCTGGATTCCACTACCAGAAAGGCTTAAGGGTTGCCAGATTAAAGAACTCAGGTTAATCCCTAGAAATGGTAAGGTCTGGATTGAATACGTCCATGAATCTCTTACCAAGCAAGCTCCTAGCTGTAGTCTCGAAGTAACAGGGATTCTGGGCATAGATCATGGTATCAACAACTGGCTAACTTGTGTTTCTAGCAATGGTAAGCCATTTATTATTGATGGTCATAAGCTGAAATCTTGGAACCAAGAGTTTAACAAACAAAAAGCCAGAGTTCAATCAGAACATTCCCGACATAAGCTACCTCAAGGATTCTCGTCAAAAAAACTGCAACAGTTATCGGAAAATCGCGCCAGAAGAATGAGATATGCGGTTAATAAAGCTGTCAGAACTATCATAGATTATTGCGAAAGTTACCAAATTAATGTCATAGCCTTTGGTTGGAATAAAGGACAGAAGCAAGAGGTCAATATGGGAGAAAAAACCAATCAGAACTTTGTCCAAATACCGACAGCTAAAGTCAAAGAAAGATTACAACAAGAATGCGATTCTCTAGGATGGAGATTTGTAGAACAGGATGAATCTTACACTTCAAAAGCCAGCTTCTTAGACCGAGATTTTCTGCCAGTTAAAGTTGGTGAAAAACCTGACAATTGGCAACCATCAGGTAAAAGAATCAAAAGAGGTTTGTACCGTTCGGCGAGCGGATTAATACTGAATGCAGATGTAAATGGTGCTGCCAATATCATCCGAAAATCAAATGTAGCCATAGACTCAATTGTTGAGCGAGTGGGTAGTGGGTTGCTGACAAACCCTTTAAGAATCAAACTTTGGGTGGGTTCATCCCCCAAAGTTTGTCCTTAA
- a CDS encoding response regulator — protein sequence MTATTATQPKTSQLKTILIVEDDPMMQLGLQHILNNQPHLTVVAQAVNGNEAVSAALQHQPDIVLMDIDLPGIDGIAAAQQIRAALPHTRILMLTHHSNPTQVMAALSSGAHGYCVKGTKRTPQND from the coding sequence GTGACTGCAACTACCGCCACCCAACCAAAAACAAGCCAACTAAAAACCATCCTGATAGTTGAAGATGACCCGATGATGCAGCTCGGTCTACAGCATATCCTCAATAACCAACCCCATTTAACAGTTGTCGCACAAGCTGTTAACGGCAACGAAGCCGTCAGTGCTGCACTGCAACACCAACCAGACATCGTGCTGATGGACATTGACTTACCCGGAATCGACGGTATTGCAGCCGCGCAGCAAATCAGAGCCGCACTGCCGCATACTCGCATCCTGATGCTCACCCACCACAGCAATCCAACTCAGGTAATGGCGGCTTTGTCAAGCGGCGCTCACGGCTACTGCGTTAAAGGCACTAAGAGAACGCCACAGAATGATTGA
- a CDS encoding ISAzo13 family transposase, whose translation MKLTEHAKSLYIETAKKLKGTDRRQFMASVVKDLGIGGQTLVERELGWNRRTIRKGMKELKSGEPIVDGFKRSGRKRVETKLPNLLKDITSLVDPHSQTDPSFKSTRLYTRMTANEVRRQLIKQFGYSDEELPSAETIRRRLNDLGYTLKRVLKTKPVKKIPETSAIFEQLEQVNTAADNNPNTLRISIDAKASVKIGEFDRGGKNRTPTIAVDHDFSTQSSVIPYGIFLPEYNELFLFFVTSKLTADCIVDLLESWWQTVKHRFSHIQKLVINQDNGPENHSRRTQFMKRILDFSQQSQLTLQLAYYPPYHSKYNPIERCFGWLEKHWNGSLLDTVETVVNFAKTLTFKDKNPVVTLVETIYSTGVKLSELAMAEIETQIHRLPNLHKWFVEIFAKPT comes from the coding sequence ATGAAACTGACCGAACACGCCAAATCTCTTTACATCGAAACAGCTAAAAAACTCAAGGGGACAGACAGACGACAATTCATGGCATCGGTAGTCAAAGATTTAGGAATAGGTGGACAAACGTTAGTAGAACGGGAGTTAGGATGGAATAGACGGACCATCCGTAAAGGGATGAAAGAATTGAAAAGTGGTGAGCCAATTGTCGATGGTTTCAAGCGCAGTGGACGAAAGCGGGTTGAAACAAAATTACCCAACTTATTGAAAGATATTACATCGTTAGTAGACCCACACAGTCAAACTGATCCTAGCTTTAAGAGTACACGATTATATACGCGCATGACTGCCAATGAAGTCCGTCGTCAATTAATTAAACAATTTGGTTATAGTGATGAAGAACTACCGAGCGCCGAAACAATTAGAAGAAGATTGAATGATTTGGGTTATACCTTAAAACGAGTTTTGAAAACTAAACCAGTCAAAAAAATCCCCGAGACCTCAGCCATTTTTGAACAACTTGAACAAGTCAATACAGCAGCCGATAATAACCCAAATACTCTCCGAATTTCCATTGATGCCAAAGCTTCCGTCAAGATTGGAGAATTTGATAGAGGTGGTAAAAATCGGACGCCAACTATTGCAGTTGACCACGATTTTTCGACTCAATCAAGTGTGATTCCCTATGGTATTTTTCTGCCTGAGTACAATGAGCTATTTTTATTCTTCGTTACTTCTAAGTTGACGGCTGATTGTATAGTTGACTTACTTGAAAGTTGGTGGCAAACTGTTAAACACCGTTTTAGTCACATTCAAAAATTGGTCATCAATCAGGATAATGGACCGGAAAATCATTCTCGTCGTACTCAGTTTATGAAACGAATTTTAGATTTTTCCCAACAATCTCAACTGACGTTACAATTAGCTTATTATCCGCCCTATCATAGTAAATATAACCCAATAGAACGTTGTTTTGGTTGGTTAGAAAAGCATTGGAATGGTAGTTTACTTGACACTGTTGAGACTGTTGTAAATTTCGCCAAAACTCTCACATTTAAGGATAAAAATCCAGTGGTGACATTGGTAGAAACAATTTACTCCACAGGAGTTAAACTTTCGGAGTTAGCTATGGCAGAAATTGAAACCCAGATTCATCGTCTCCCCAATCTTCACAAATGGTTTGTAGAAATTTTCGCTAAACCCACATAG
- a CDS encoding response regulator transcription factor has product MEVSNAEQLLAAITAVQEGGSYLDPKIADCVLQNLKTPLPESYANDDIKLTEREMQVLQQLVEGKSNKQIAAGLGMSVHTAKGHVEMIIAKFEASDRTQAAVKALRLGLV; this is encoded by the coding sequence GTGGAGGTCTCTAACGCAGAACAACTTCTAGCAGCGATTACGGCTGTGCAAGAAGGTGGCAGTTACCTAGACCCTAAGATTGCCGACTGCGTGCTGCAAAATCTCAAAACGCCACTGCCCGAAAGCTATGCGAATGACGACATCAAGCTGACAGAACGGGAAATGCAGGTTTTGCAGCAGCTAGTTGAGGGTAAAAGCAATAAACAAATCGCCGCTGGGCTAGGCATGAGCGTCCACACCGCCAAAGGTCATGTAGAGATGATTATAGCTAAATTTGAAGCGAGCGATCGCACCCAGGCTGCCGTTAAAGCACTGCGTTTAGGGCTGGTTTAG
- a CDS encoding hybrid sensor histidine kinase/response regulator — translation MMEQTKQFLADILIVDDIPANIQLLSQLLIENGYKVRKLISGQRALKAVELQAPDLILLDIKMPGMDGYEVCRQLKASEATCDIPIIFISALDDVFDKVKGFEAGGADYIIKPFEPVEVLARVSAQLKMQRLQQQLRCANVQLAAQNVQLSQEIQERQQAEANLRMLLHAVSHDLRSPLSGMSLLLRSRLNDAGSNIAIDRRTMEVMVQSCSRQLQLIESLTATQQFDVKSASLAIKPLSLPTLVQNILIERLPILNQHRVKVKQLFAADLPLVNADAQQLWRVFGNLIDNAVKYNQSGFILTVEAKKEGEMVRCTVADNGAEISPQQCARLFEPYTRGVGVSLRQGLGLGLYICRQIVEAHGGEIGVDSELGKGARFWLTLPKFED, via the coding sequence ATGATGGAGCAAACTAAACAATTTTTGGCTGACATTTTGATTGTTGACGATATTCCCGCTAACATTCAACTACTCTCTCAATTGCTAATTGAAAACGGTTACAAAGTCAGGAAGTTGATTAGTGGACAGCGAGCTTTAAAAGCAGTAGAGTTGCAAGCGCCAGACTTGATTTTGCTAGACATAAAAATGCCCGGTATGGATGGTTATGAAGTCTGCCGTCAACTTAAAGCATCTGAAGCTACTTGTGATATCCCTATAATTTTCATCAGCGCTTTAGATGACGTATTTGACAAAGTAAAAGGGTTTGAGGCGGGCGGTGCTGACTACATTATAAAACCTTTTGAGCCTGTTGAAGTGTTGGCGCGGGTATCTGCCCAACTTAAAATGCAGCGCTTGCAGCAGCAACTTCGCTGCGCTAACGTGCAATTGGCTGCACAAAATGTTCAGCTAAGCCAGGAAATTCAAGAAAGACAGCAAGCAGAAGCCAATTTAAGAATGCTGTTGCACGCTGTTTCGCACGATTTGCGATCGCCTCTATCAGGAATGTCGCTGCTGCTGCGAAGTCGCCTCAATGATGCTGGCAGTAACATTGCTATTGATAGGCGGACTATGGAGGTTATGGTGCAAAGTTGTTCGCGCCAACTCCAGTTGATTGAGTCACTAACAGCAACACAACAGTTTGATGTGAAAAGTGCTTCTTTAGCAATAAAGCCGCTGTCGCTGCCCACTTTAGTCCAAAATATTCTTATTGAAAGATTACCAATTCTCAACCAGCATCGAGTCAAGGTTAAGCAGCTTTTTGCAGCCGATTTGCCTTTAGTCAATGCTGATGCCCAGCAGCTCTGGCGGGTGTTTGGCAATCTGATCGACAATGCTGTTAAATACAATCAGTCTGGGTTTATTTTGACTGTAGAAGCTAAAAAGGAAGGTGAGATGGTTCGCTGTACGGTTGCAGACAATGGGGCAGAAATTTCTCCTCAGCAATGTGCAAGATTATTCGAGCCTTATACGAGGGGAGTTGGAGTTAGTTTAAGGCAAGGATTGGGATTGGGACTTTATATTTGCAGGCAAATTGTTGAGGCTCACGGCGGAGAGATTGGCGTTGATAGCGAATTGGGAAAAGGAGCGAGGTTTTGGTTGACCTTGCCAAAGTTTGAAGATTGA
- a CDS encoding type IV secretory system conjugative DNA transfer family protein: protein MNNLQFLPKINKATLVPMAVQAPKRSLTSIDFGGLLGQFMKPEGLAMLGLMAGLLIASKLVGNGKGKITSGRLCGTAEKLAATGSALKQMKEKKRQPVTLWSGTPTYWFKGCQGLSARLQTLLGANPTVWFPHAERGTLVIGAPGSGKTFSVIDRMVESAFQQGFPAIIYDKKGDQMKLLAPLAVRYGYDVQVFAPGEAYSGTINPLDFMRDAQDAVMAAEIGQVIARNASPGESKGNEFFEKAGELMAKGLVQLAKSSPYPDLAFVYAIIQLPDLVKRIDHAVHRPDGHPLKMDRWIASSFSQLLSSKDAEKTVAGIKATAEATYSSFIQKDLLRAFIGRSTIPIALEGKKCIIFKLDDQRRTVVGPLLAAAIHLCVVSNLSRVRSDPFLYCLDEFPSLKFDRMDQWANEYRSAGGVPIVGIQSLNQLYNLYGDKKGAAIASALSTHVLFNPGDFETAEKYSKRYGEVEVLVKNRSTGSSTGQQTSRSVNWSEQLQKKPLISPDEILRFPQGKCVITSPAYATGTEALFPYPLKIPVRPGDIKRAKESEQLWDSSIRPQLERRAKALSVEQQTGKLLNIDEELDQRIRFARALLPHPNDPEEPVTVADVESPVNAGGANSAAGKIAVGNIRKKLKTLSFGGDR, encoded by the coding sequence ATGAACAATTTGCAATTTTTGCCTAAAATTAACAAAGCTACCTTGGTACCAATGGCAGTTCAAGCTCCTAAACGTTCGTTAACTAGCATAGATTTTGGCGGGTTGTTGGGTCAGTTTATGAAGCCAGAGGGACTGGCAATGTTAGGGCTAATGGCAGGCTTACTTATTGCTTCCAAATTAGTTGGAAACGGGAAAGGTAAAATTACCTCCGGGCGGCTGTGCGGGACGGCTGAAAAATTGGCAGCCACAGGCTCTGCCCTCAAACAAATGAAAGAAAAAAAACGGCAGCCCGTTACTTTGTGGAGCGGTACGCCGACTTATTGGTTTAAAGGTTGTCAGGGATTGAGTGCTCGATTGCAAACGCTATTAGGTGCAAATCCGACGGTTTGGTTTCCCCACGCAGAACGCGGAACTTTAGTCATTGGTGCTCCGGGTTCTGGCAAAACATTCAGCGTCATTGACCGGATGGTTGAAAGTGCATTTCAGCAAGGTTTTCCTGCCATTATTTACGACAAAAAAGGAGACCAAATGAAACTGCTTGCACCCCTTGCAGTGCGCTACGGCTACGATGTGCAAGTGTTTGCACCGGGGGAAGCTTACAGCGGCACTATCAATCCTCTGGATTTTATGAGAGATGCACAAGATGCAGTAATGGCAGCAGAAATTGGACAAGTTATTGCTCGAAATGCTAGTCCGGGGGAGAGCAAAGGCAATGAGTTTTTCGAGAAAGCAGGCGAGTTGATGGCGAAGGGTTTAGTGCAGTTGGCAAAAAGCAGTCCTTACCCGGATTTAGCTTTTGTGTACGCAATTATTCAACTGCCTGATTTGGTCAAGCGCATCGACCACGCCGTTCATCGACCCGACGGTCATCCCCTCAAAATGGACAGGTGGATTGCGTCTAGTTTTTCGCAGTTATTAAGTTCAAAAGATGCTGAAAAAACTGTGGCGGGCATTAAGGCAACCGCAGAGGCAACCTACTCCAGTTTCATTCAAAAAGATTTGTTGCGGGCATTTATTGGTCGCAGCACCATTCCAATTGCTTTAGAAGGCAAAAAGTGCATTATTTTCAAATTAGATGACCAAAGACGCACTGTAGTGGGGCCACTGTTAGCTGCTGCTATTCACTTATGTGTGGTGTCTAATTTGAGTCGGGTACGTTCTGACCCATTTTTGTACTGCTTAGACGAGTTTCCGTCTCTCAAGTTCGACAGAATGGATCAGTGGGCTAACGAATATCGTTCTGCTGGCGGCGTGCCGATTGTTGGCATTCAATCGCTCAATCAACTCTATAATCTCTATGGGGATAAAAAAGGGGCTGCGATCGCCAGTGCTCTGTCAACTCATGTCCTCTTCAACCCCGGCGATTTTGAGACAGCCGAGAAATATTCTAAGCGTTACGGGGAAGTGGAAGTGCTGGTAAAAAATCGTTCGACCGGCAGCTCGACGGGGCAGCAAACGAGCCGTTCTGTCAACTGGAGCGAACAGTTGCAAAAGAAACCGCTGATTAGTCCTGACGAAATTCTGAGGTTTCCTCAAGGCAAGTGCGTCATCACTTCACCGGCCTACGCAACGGGGACAGAAGCTTTATTTCCCTACCCTCTCAAGATTCCGGTGCGGCCCGGCGACATAAAGCGAGCTAAAGAGTCTGAACAACTGTGGGACAGCAGCATCAGACCGCAGCTTGAAAGGCGGGCGAAAGCTTTGTCAGTAGAGCAGCAGACGGGTAAACTGCTCAATATAGATGAAGAGCTGGATCAGCGGATTCGATTCGCTCGGGCATTGCTGCCACATCCGAACGATCCAGAAGAACCCGTGACTGTGGCTGATGTTGAGTCGCCTGTTAATGCTGGTGGTGCGAACAGCGCGGCTGGGAAAATAGCAGTTGGCAATATTCGGAAAAAACTCAAAACTCTGTCCTTTGGTGGCGATAGATGA
- a CDS encoding DUF5895 domain-containing protein, with amino-acid sequence MVRSNNAKSPSKTVQNSSGNSNTQKNKSADYYEIDPELFNSDYNQTRKPSLPYGIVINDNPAGILLPNDQLVKAEWHAMPNQEELTTVELTEQVTGLLLQKARMLVLAFVPEYIRYKDIEENGELAGTFIGLYDEYRDSLDKKTQEVCSEHALIFLNPKNRPLHQVPIVVRFKNVALWSFKSAREEFYRNLERAFADCFGRDYSGKNDKWRSLGVLNVEFRALKEGEGKNKSFCCKTHSITQPTDANFHKLFLGQKTQKKLIWGLHNSIAGFIEASDAQLPAIAAGAEPEVQALPESVTNRKNRGKLSPPRKIAQVEGGTDSELEELDEFSEAAEVEVEVDSAEDFDFDEPADY; translated from the coding sequence ATGGTAAGAAGCAATAACGCGAAATCTCCAAGTAAGACAGTACAGAATTCTAGTGGAAACTCCAACACGCAAAAGAACAAGAGTGCTGATTATTACGAGATAGATCCGGAGCTATTCAACAGTGATTACAACCAAACTCGCAAGCCCTCTTTGCCCTATGGAATCGTGATTAACGATAACCCAGCAGGTATTTTGCTCCCGAACGACCAGCTTGTCAAAGCCGAGTGGCACGCAATGCCTAATCAAGAGGAATTGACAACGGTCGAACTAACCGAACAAGTGACGGGCTTACTGCTCCAAAAAGCGAGAATGTTGGTATTAGCTTTTGTGCCTGAGTACATCCGCTACAAAGATATTGAAGAAAATGGAGAATTAGCAGGTACTTTTATTGGGCTTTACGACGAATATCGCGATTCCCTCGATAAAAAGACGCAGGAAGTGTGTTCGGAACACGCTCTCATCTTTCTAAATCCCAAAAACCGACCCCTGCATCAAGTACCGATTGTCGTCCGCTTCAAGAATGTAGCCCTCTGGAGCTTTAAGAGCGCTAGAGAAGAATTTTACCGCAATTTGGAACGGGCATTTGCTGATTGCTTTGGGAGAGATTACAGCGGTAAAAATGACAAGTGGCGCTCTTTGGGAGTGTTGAATGTCGAGTTTAGAGCTCTTAAAGAAGGGGAAGGCAAAAATAAATCCTTTTGCTGCAAGACGCACAGCATTACTCAGCCAACAGATGCTAATTTTCACAAGCTATTTCTCGGTCAAAAAACACAAAAAAAATTGATTTGGGGACTGCACAATAGCATTGCTGGCTTCATTGAAGCTAGCGATGCCCAGTTGCCAGCTATAGCTGCTGGTGCGGAACCTGAAGTCCAGGCGTTGCCAGAAAGCGTAACTAACCGCAAAAATAGAGGTAAATTGTCACCCCCTCGCAAAATTGCACAAGTTGAAGGAGGAACAGACTCAGAATTAGAGGAGTTAGATGAATTTTCCGAGGCTGCTGAGGTTGAAGTTGAGGTTGATTCAGCAGAAGATTTTGACTTCGATGAACCCGCAGACTACTAA